Part of the Synechococcus sp. MU1643 genome, CGACTCGCCTTCCCCTTGGCTGGCGGTCACCACATAAAGGCCACCGCTGATGCGACCCAGGGCTTTGTCGAGGTCTCCATCGAGGCTTTTCATCGCCGCGATCGTCTTCTCTTTGGTCAGCAGCTGGCCGAGGTCAGTGCCGGATTCCTCACAGCGTTGGTAGTCGCTGCCCTGGGGCAGCTGTTTGATCCGTAGCGGGTTGAACGCTTGCTTCTGACCCTGGCTGCGCAATTGATCGGCGACGGCATCGATCGGTTCGTCGTTGCCGCCGAAGGCGTCGTAAAACCCCACCAGTTGCTTGGGATGCAGGGCCGCCAGCAGAGTTCCGATGGATGCCTGGAGATCCGGCTCCGGTTCCGCGGGCCAGGTGGGCACCACAACGGCCTTGGCATCGCCGATCAGGGCGGTGAGTTCCTGGGGGTCGGTGGCCCGCAGATCCACCAGCTGCACCTGGGCATCCGCTTTGCCGATTCCGTGGGCAATGGCCTGGCTGATCCGATCAGAGAAGCCGTACTGGCTGAGGTAACAGACGGCGGCATAGCTCTCTCCTTTGCTGCGCTGGCCGCTCCACTCGCGGTAATCGCTGATCCAGTGGCTGAGGTGATGCCGCAACAGCGGCCCATGACCCACAGCGATGGTGTTGATCTCCGGCAGGCCATCCATGCGTTTGAGGGCCTGCAGCACGCTGCGGGCGTTGGGGCCCATCAGGCAGTCGTAGTAGAAGCGGAAATCGGGAGCGATGGCGCCGGGATCGGCATCGAAGACGTCGTCGGAGCAGTAGTGCAGACCGAAGGCGTCGCAGGTGTAGAGGATGCCTGTGCCGTGATCAAAGGAAAAGATCGTGTCCGGCCAGTGCAGGTTCGGAGCACTGAGGAATTCGAAGCGGTGCTGGATGCCGCTGTCGGGGTTGGTGCCGAGATCCAATTCTGCGCCGGACTTCACCGCACGGGATTTGAACGGCCTGTGCACCTGGTCCTTGAGGAACTGCAGCGCCACCTTCGAGCCCACGATTTCGATCTCAGGATTGAGATCGATTAGGTCACCGATCAAACCGGAGTGGTCGGGTTCGGTGTGGCTCACGATCAACACATCGATCGCGGTTGGATCGATCTGCTCCTTGAGCAGGGGGATCCAGGTGTCGCGGAACTTGGCGTGGCTGGTGTCGATCAGGGCGGTGCGTTCTCCCCGCACCAGAAAGGCGTTGTAGGTGGTGCCGTTGCGCAGGCCGAATTCGATGTCGAAGCGGCTGCGGTCCCAGTCGAGGGAGCGAATCGTGCTGGTGTCGGCAGCGATGGCCTCGCACTGCAGCGACAGCTTCGGAGCAGCGGGAGCAACGACCATGAAACCGACCGTGACGGAAGTCCACTTTAAGAAGATTCAGCGGGGGAAGGCGTCGGAGACTGGTCGCAACCGCAACCTTGTGATGGCGTCATCGACGCTCAGGCAGAGCATCGGGCCTGGGATTTTGCTGGCCGGTGCCTGCATCGGTGGATCCCATTTGATGTCGTCCACCACGGCGGGAGCCCGATTCGGCTTTGCACTCGTGGTATTGATCCTGCTCACCAACCTGATCAAGTACCCGTTCCTGCGTGTGGGCACCCGCTTCACAGCGGCCACGGGACTGTCGCTGCTGGAGGGTTTCCAGAAACGCAATGCCCTTTACCTGCCGCTGTATCTGGTGGTGAGCCTGGTGACGGGGACTTTCACCATTGCGGCGGTGAGCTTTGTGGCGGGGCTGCTGCTCACCAATATTCCTCTACTGGCGGGACTGGACCCCTACGGACTGTCTATCGCCGTGCTGGTGGTGAGTGGCCTGGTGCTGCTGCTGGGGCACTACCGAGCGCTCGACCGTCTCTCCAAATTGTTGGTGGTGCTGCTCACCCTGCTCACGGGGGTCGCGGCCGCATCGCTGCTGATCCGTGGCCCTGTCGGGGATGTGGCGGCGAGTTGGGTCAGCACCGAGCCCAGCCCCTGGACACTCGCCAACCTGGCCTTCCTGATTCCCCTGATGGGCTGGATGCCCGGACCGGTGGAGATGTGCGTGTGGCCATCGCTGTGGATGTTTTCGCGCGCGCGCGACACCGACCACACCGCAACGCCGAAGGAGGCCGAGTTCGATTTCAACCTCGGCTACAGCGTCACTGTGGTGACGGCCATGTTCTTCGTGATCCTGGGCGCCTACACGATGTACGGCAGCGGTGAAGGAATGCTGGCTGGCAGTGGCGTCTCCTTCGCTCAGAAGCTGATCAAGCTCTACACAGCAGCCATGGGTGGTTGGGCGGCCTGGGTGATTATCCCGGCGGCCTTTTCCGCCATGTTCAGCACCACCCTCACCTGCCTGGATGCCTACCCCCGCAGCATTGCGGCGATCCAGGGCTTGTTGCGTCATCACGACACTGGGGATTCAGCGCCGGGGCCCATGCAGCGTCGCTTCGACATCTGGTTGATCGTGCATTTCCTGGCGGCTGTGCTGGCGCTGGTGGTGGCCAAGAGCGGCGGGATCGGGGTGAAGGATTTCGTCTTCGGGGCGATGACCGGCAGTTTTCTCACCGCTCCTCTGTTCGCCTGGATGGCGATGGACACGATCAACAGCCCCCTGGTTCCGTTGGAGCACCGTTATGGGCGGCTTACCCAGGCCTTCTGCTGGTTTGGCCTGGTGTTTTTCAGTGGCTTCAGCCTGCTGTTCATCGGCCGCTTCTTCCTGGGCCTCGGCGGCTGATTCCGCCCCGGTTTCAACAAAAAACCCCTGCCATGGGCAGGGGTTGGGCTTCCGTTCTTCTCGTCTTGGTGTTGGGCTTGTCCAGCCCAAAGCTGTTTTGTGCTCGGGTCCTGACTCAGCTCTCGACC contains:
- a CDS encoding diflavin flavoprotein, which encodes MVVAPAAPKLSLQCEAIAADTSTIRSLDWDRSRFDIEFGLRNGTTYNAFLVRGERTALIDTSHAKFRDTWIPLLKEQIDPTAIDVLIVSHTEPDHSGLIGDLIDLNPEIEIVGSKVALQFLKDQVHRPFKSRAVKSGAELDLGTNPDSGIQHRFEFLSAPNLHWPDTIFSFDHGTGILYTCDAFGLHYCSDDVFDADPGAIAPDFRFYYDCLMGPNARSVLQALKRMDGLPEINTIAVGHGPLLRHHLSHWISDYREWSGQRSKGESYAAVCYLSQYGFSDRISQAIAHGIGKADAQVQLVDLRATDPQELTALIGDAKAVVVPTWPAEPEPDLQASIGTLLAALHPKQLVGFYDAFGGNDEPIDAVADQLRSQGQKQAFNPLRIKQLPQGSDYQRCEESGTDLGQLLTKEKTIAAMKSLDGDLDKALGRISGGLYVVTASQGEGESQRRSAMVASWVSQASFTPPGLTIAVAKDRAIEALMQVGDRFVLNVLRQDNHQALMRHFLKRFPPGADRFAGVSVLEGTADGGPVLADALAFLGCRVEQRMEGPDHWIIYAVVEQGNVADAEASTAVHHRKVGNHY
- a CDS encoding NRAMP family divalent metal transporter, whose translation is MASSTLRQSIGPGILLAGACIGGSHLMSSTTAGARFGFALVVLILLTNLIKYPFLRVGTRFTAATGLSLLEGFQKRNALYLPLYLVVSLVTGTFTIAAVSFVAGLLLTNIPLLAGLDPYGLSIAVLVVSGLVLLLGHYRALDRLSKLLVVLLTLLTGVAAASLLIRGPVGDVAASWVSTEPSPWTLANLAFLIPLMGWMPGPVEMCVWPSLWMFSRARDTDHTATPKEAEFDFNLGYSVTVVTAMFFVILGAYTMYGSGEGMLAGSGVSFAQKLIKLYTAAMGGWAAWVIIPAAFSAMFSTTLTCLDAYPRSIAAIQGLLRHHDTGDSAPGPMQRRFDIWLIVHFLAAVLALVVAKSGGIGVKDFVFGAMTGSFLTAPLFAWMAMDTINSPLVPLEHRYGRLTQAFCWFGLVFFSGFSLLFIGRFFLGLGG